CACGATATGGAGAACGTCGCTTTACCTGGACCCTCGGAGGAAAAATGGTTTCATCAAAACTTGATTTTGTACGTTGATTTCCACATCAAAGGTTGAAGATGGTACTAACCACAGTCAGATCTGGTTTCGAGAGTTTGATAAATTTCTCGAGTTCACCACAAAGATCTTCGGGCATACCGCGCACCTCGTTCGATGTGAGGACTGGGAGTTAATCCTCAGTGTTGAGGCTGGTCGGCCAGACTACCCTCTTCGGCTCCTGTTTTATCCACGCCGTGAGGACTATTGGTTGAATaacaaaaagcgcaagaatcCTTGGCCTTTGCCTCCAAATTATCGGAATGAGCAACTCCCGCGACTCTCAAGCCCCTACCAAACCAATGACTATCGCTTCGACTGGCGTCGCCCAGGGTTTCTTAAGGATCTCAGTGAAGAAGATTACCACTTCATCTTTTCACGCCTAATGGAGAATCGAAATCTCCCATGTCCATGCTGGTAAGCTACAGTTCCCTGACTCCATAATCTCCCCACGGTTAGTAgctttttgaatcattaacTTTCTGACTAGGAATGATTGGTGCAACCTGGAAAAAGCAGTTGACAAGGTCAAACGGATTCTTCGCCACATAGCTATATGGATTGACCCAGACTGGACATACCCTGCAGCAGCCTCGCATGATCTGAAGGACTTCCAATGGGACTTGGAGATCCAAGACCTTCTTTTCGGAGACAAGAATTTTGATCGTCCATTTTCTCTGGATGCTGACCGTCTTCGGTTAGCTCGTAATTTCATCGATGAGCTTGTGAGACAGGTCCAAACTGACGGCTTCTGGAAGGACCCAAAACTCAATGACCTAGTAGGTTGACCAGACAGTTCACTAGTATTGAACATGAAGTTGCTAATAAAACTGATTCTAGCTCAAACCACCCCCTGATACCCTTGCAAGTGCGTCGCACTCAGCTGCATATTTTGAGCGTTTCCTCCACCCGAATTGGGCTGCAATTATACAGCATGTTGTCAAGTCTGCCGGCCCGGTTCTGACCAATGCGATGAGCGCGTATAATGATCTGGGTTTTTTAGTAGGTCCCCTCACTCCACTTTTCTTACCGTGGTGAGATTAACATATTTTAGATCTCCAATCAGATGCCATACTCACCGTGGGGCCCGGTGATTGGCCGCACGCTTAAACAGAATCAAGCAGTTTGCCGAACTCCCTCAATGCTCAACAaaaatgaggaggaagacttgGTCCAGCAAGGTGAAATTTTTGGTGCCCTCTGGCACTACCGATCCCTCAAAAGCAAGATGCTGGAAACGATCAGTTGGGGGCTTAAGGGCGGGAAGAAGCGACCAGAGAATCTGATTGGATGTGAGGTAAGTGCTCCTCGCACTTTTAACCATGGTTAGAAACTCATTAGTTTCATTAGGCGGAATATGAGGCGGCTGTGGTTGTTCTCAAGGACCAGGCACAAGTGCTTGAACGGTACGGCTATACACACGCAATCGATAATTTTTCCGAAGATTTGAGTGCATTTTCTTTGGATCGTTCAGAACCGGCCGCGATCACTATCAAGGAGACTCCTGGCTTCCTAAAATGTCGGCCGAAGATGTTCACAAGCCAAGCAGAGGAGATCCAAGCAAAGATCAAGGAGCACAACCGATCTATTCAGAAGAATAGTGTGATCAGACAGTCAGAGACCCAGAAGCGCAAGCGAAATGAGACAGAGGATGTAGAACCAGGAGAGGGTGTGGAACCGGAAGAGAACACAGAGGCAACTGACAACGAAAATTAAAATTCAAACCATGGTTAAAGTGTTTTTCTCAATTACAGAAAAGTTTGGGGTGTGTTGGGCGCTGAATTTGA
The sequence above is a segment of the Aspergillus chevalieri M1 DNA, chromosome 6, nearly complete sequence genome. Coding sequences within it:
- a CDS encoding uncharacterized protein (COG:S;~EggNog:ENOG410PV3N); amino-acid sequence: MAPPKKQSKTLASTSKARKGAEDVDPAPEAPQANEQSENGGPLQKLIHDDRIVTQLDSAYLGSVVVDIRALSHNERNRAIDERFIEKLSEAFKCGVRRFAQEDRLKVTTTSKMLETVLADHVTETTTLMDLHKSLTRKTSDPNELIHIQVLPEGTTFELRNGQHRVSAMLKILQEAIERADAGEDITRPEAHDYLWAIDLYDDDKMTEDTLAALMANREVMHHSNSDGYNAVQILGRLESVPEKERGEIVRGSTFSDWVQTLFGLYLTHTARMGSVISHEGFQPYVFRYGMTRYGERRFTWTLGGKMVSSKLDFIWFREFDKFLEFTTKIFGHTAHLVRCEDWELILSVEAGRPDYPLRLLFYPRREDYWLNNKKRKNPWPLPPNYRNEQLPRLSSPYQTNDYRFDWRRPGFLKDLSEEDYHFIFSRLMENRNLPCPCWNDWCNLEKAVDKVKRILRHIAIWIDPDWTYPAAASHDLKDFQWDLEIQDLLFGDKNFDRPFSLDADRLRLARNFIDELVRQVQTDGFWKDPKLNDLLKPPPDTLASASHSAAYFERFLHPNWAAIIQHVVKSAGPVLTNAMSAYNDLGFLISNQMPYSPWGPVIGRTLKQNQAVCRTPSMLNKNEEEDLVQQGEIFGALWHYRSLKSKMLETISWGLKGGKKRPENLIGCEAEYEAAVVVLKDQAQVLERYGYTHAIDNFSEDLSAFSLDRSEPAAITIKETPGFLKCRPKMFTSQAEEIQAKIKEHNRSIQKNSVIRQSETQKRKRNETEDVEPGEGVEPEENTEATDNEN